One segment of Gadus chalcogrammus isolate NIFS_2021 chromosome 8, NIFS_Gcha_1.0, whole genome shotgun sequence DNA contains the following:
- the basp1 gene encoding brain acid soluble protein 1 homolog → MGGKLSKKKKGYSVNDEAGKEKDAKAAGEESEAATGDATAATPTADGKEANDTAAKEAPAATEPEKNDAKEPEKNDAAAAEPPAAKEAEPAKAEEKPAAKEAAPPAAKEAAPPAAIKEPEPKAAAAAAAPTPAAAAPAAEKKDEADAKKTDAPAAPVVKAEAPQPTAAAAPEPAAAPAPADPAPAPAPTPVAAAAPVANSTPAPVAPGDAKEPDATETTGAEKSVVVPE, encoded by the coding sequence ATGGGAGGCAAGCtgagcaagaagaagaagggctACAGCGTCAACGACGAGGCCGGCAAGGAGAAGGACGCCAAGGCCGCcggggaggagagcgaggcggcGACCGGggacgccaccgccgccacgccCACCGCCGACGGCAAGGAGGCTAACGACACGGCGGCCAAGGAGGCCCCCGCCGCCACCGAGCCCGAGAAGAACGACGCCAAGGAGCCCGAGAAGaacgacgccgccgccgcagagCCCCCGGCCGCCAAGGAGGCGGAGCCCGCCAAGGCCGAGGAGAAGCCCGCCGCCAAGGAGGCGGCCCCGCCCGCCGCCAAGGAGGCGGCCCCGCCCGCTGCCATCAAGGAGCCTGAACCgaaggccgccgccgccgcagccgcgcCGACCCCCGCCGCCGCTGCGCCCGCCGCCGAGAAGAAGGACGAGGCCGACGCCAAGAAGACGGACGCCCCCGCGGCTCCGGTGGTGAAGGCCGAGGCGCCGCAGcccaccgccgccgcagccCCCGAGCCCGCCGCAGCCCCTGCCCCCGcagaccccgcccccgcccccgcccccacccccgtcgCCGCAGCCGCGCCCGTCGCCAACTCCACGCCGGCGCCCGTTGCCCCCGGCGACGCGAAGGAGCCCGACGCCACGGAGACGACCGGCGCCGAGAAGAGCGTCGTCGTCCCAGAGTGA